The Erythrobacter aurantius genome includes a window with the following:
- a CDS encoding sensor histidine kinase, with protein sequence MSTCGIPLERHARSEPLNFSEPRPWPTGTPPAKDFCKEDERLVILSGFHADDLSGDEELARITRFAARLCNAPSAAVSLVEAHRQRFVTGEGIGVSETPRSTSFCAHTMLGHDLLEVLDATQDPRFAEFAMVRGDAHLRYYAGAPLISAEGAPLGALCVTDTVPRSEPLSDFQREGLAVLAEAVMRRLHAHRQANMADSELKESADRLQFMLDSVPDIAWSAAPGPHFDYFNARFSEVTGRAPLQDVEDWRTIIHPDDFEATAIKFQHALDTATFFEDEWRLRLADGSFRWVISRAVPSTADPATARWFGTLTDIHDRFSISQERELLAGELAHRIKNIFSVITGLISLNARGDKALSEFAASITDNIRALSRAQDFALNIDPEPEDNLKELLGVLMSPYGVGDSSAVIITGDNVITGARATTPLALVFHELATNSAKYGALSVAEGAVSITIEQADADVRIEWRETGGPPTQPPQDKGFGSRLVTMAIEHQLGGKIAQDWQPDGLITHISIPAARLRQ encoded by the coding sequence ATGTCCACATGCGGGATACCTCTGGAGCGCCATGCAAGGAGCGAACCGCTGAACTTTTCCGAACCACGGCCATGGCCCACGGGCACCCCTCCGGCAAAAGATTTCTGCAAGGAGGACGAACGGCTCGTCATCCTCTCCGGCTTTCATGCCGATGATCTGTCCGGCGATGAGGAACTGGCCCGCATCACCCGCTTTGCCGCGCGCCTGTGCAACGCGCCCAGTGCGGCTGTCAGCCTGGTCGAGGCGCACCGCCAGCGTTTCGTCACGGGTGAAGGGATAGGCGTATCGGAAACACCGCGCTCCACCAGCTTCTGCGCGCATACCATGCTGGGCCATGATCTGCTCGAAGTGCTGGACGCGACGCAGGACCCGCGCTTCGCCGAATTCGCGATGGTGCGCGGCGATGCACATCTGCGCTACTATGCCGGGGCGCCGCTGATTTCGGCGGAGGGGGCGCCGCTTGGCGCGCTGTGCGTGACCGACACTGTCCCTCGCAGCGAACCTCTGTCCGACTTCCAGCGCGAAGGGCTGGCGGTGTTGGCCGAGGCGGTGATGCGACGCCTGCATGCACACCGTCAGGCCAACATGGCCGATAGCGAGCTGAAGGAGAGCGCCGACCGGCTGCAATTCATGCTCGACAGCGTGCCCGATATCGCATGGTCAGCAGCGCCCGGCCCGCATTTCGATTACTTCAACGCGCGCTTCAGCGAAGTCACCGGGCGGGCCCCGCTGCAAGACGTGGAGGACTGGCGCACGATCATCCATCCCGACGATTTCGAAGCCACCGCGATCAAGTTCCAGCACGCTCTGGATACGGCCACCTTCTTCGAGGACGAATGGCGGCTGCGCCTTGCCGACGGCAGCTTTCGCTGGGTCATCTCGCGCGCCGTCCCGTCAACCGCCGATCCGGCCACCGCGCGCTGGTTCGGCACGCTCACCGATATCCATGATCGCTTCAGCATCTCGCAGGAGCGCGAATTGCTGGCGGGAGAGCTGGCGCACCGGATCAAGAACATCTTTTCGGTGATCACCGGTCTGATCTCGCTCAACGCACGCGGCGACAAGGCGCTGTCCGAATTCGCCGCCAGCATCACCGACAATATCCGCGCGCTTTCGCGGGCGCAGGACTTCGCTCTCAACATCGATCCCGAACCCGAAGACAACCTCAAGGAACTGCTCGGCGTCTTGATGTCGCCTTATGGGGTGGGGGATTCCAGCGCGGTGATCATTACCGGCGACAATGTCATCACCGGCGCACGTGCGACGACACCGCTGGCGCTCGTGTTCCACGAACTGGCAACCAATTCCGCCAAGTATGGCGCGCTGAGCGTTGCCGAGGGTGCGGTTTCGATCACCATCGAACAAGCCGATGCCGACGTGCGGATCGAATGGCGCGAAACCGGCGGGCCGCCAACGCAGCCGCCGCAGGACAAGGGCTTCGGATCGCGGCTCGTCACGATGGCGATCGAGCATCAATTGGGAGGCAAGATCGCACAGGATTGGCAACCGGACGGCCTGATCACGCACATCTCGATACCGGCTGCACGGCTGCGCCAATGA
- a CDS encoding DUF2147 domain-containing protein — MMARMLMGLLTAIAAMMITVTNAVAAEPISGRWVTAERDAIVEIKPCGNTTCGTISRFLVPPPDGADQRDINNPETRLRSRKLLGLPILTEFRQESDLWRGRIYDPKSGRSYRSVIRRTGPDTIEVRGCIGPFCQAQTWRRAR; from the coding sequence ATGATGGCACGCATGTTGATGGGGTTGCTGACGGCGATTGCCGCGATGATGATCACCGTCACCAATGCCGTCGCGGCAGAGCCGATTTCGGGCCGCTGGGTGACTGCAGAGCGCGACGCGATTGTCGAGATCAAGCCCTGCGGCAACACCACCTGCGGCACGATTTCGCGGTTTCTGGTTCCACCGCCCGATGGCGCGGATCAGCGCGACATCAACAATCCCGAAACCCGGCTGCGCAGCCGAAAGCTGCTCGGGCTGCCGATCCTGACCGAGTTTCGCCAGGAATCGGATTTGTGGCGCGGGCGCATCTACGATCCCAAGTCGGGGCGCAGCTATCGTTCCGTGATCCGCCGCACCGGCCCTGACACGATCGAGGTGCGCGGCTGCATCGGGCCGTTCTGTCAGGCGCAGACCTGGCGCCGGGCGCGTTAG
- the lgt gene encoding prolipoprotein diacylglyceryl transferase translates to MLSLLAASGGAADPIYWSDLGMRPYLFELGSFQLRYYSLAYLIGVIFAYWHTSKALKTPGAPMAQRHADDLFFYCTLGVILGGRLGYAAFYTGGDTGIPSAFTDFSGDGFISWKLLRLWDGGMSFHGGLIGVVLAILFVTYRNKLNFLRICDYVAPGVPMGMLLGRLANFNNGELWGRATDVSWGMVFPDPRAGEIVRHPSQLYQAGLEGLALLVILLLLFWKTNARYRPGLLVGVFTLGMGIARFVNEFFREPDAQLADFAVRTGLSMGQWLTIPLILIGLIVTIFAVTRKPVGTGSSAPAAA, encoded by the coding sequence GTGCTGTCACTACTTGCTGCAAGCGGCGGCGCTGCAGACCCGATTTACTGGTCGGACCTCGGCATGCGGCCCTATCTGTTCGAACTCGGATCGTTCCAGCTGCGCTATTATTCGCTGGCCTATCTGATCGGGGTGATCTTTGCCTACTGGCACACGTCGAAGGCGCTGAAGACACCCGGCGCGCCGATGGCGCAGCGCCATGCGGACGATCTGTTCTTTTATTGCACGCTGGGCGTGATTCTGGGCGGCAGGCTGGGATACGCGGCATTCTACACCGGTGGCGACACCGGCATTCCCAGCGCATTCACCGATTTTTCGGGTGACGGGTTCATCAGCTGGAAGCTGCTGCGGCTGTGGGATGGCGGAATGAGCTTCCACGGCGGCCTGATCGGCGTGGTGCTGGCGATCCTGTTTGTCACCTACCGCAACAAATTGAACTTCCTGCGGATCTGCGATTACGTCGCCCCCGGCGTCCCGATGGGGATGCTGCTGGGACGCCTTGCCAATTTCAACAATGGCGAATTGTGGGGCCGTGCCACCGATGTGTCGTGGGGCATGGTGTTCCCCGATCCGCGCGCGGGGGAAATCGTGCGTCACCCCAGCCAGCTGTATCAGGCCGGCCTCGAAGGGCTGGCTCTGCTGGTGATCCTGCTGCTGCTGTTCTGGAAGACGAACGCGCGCTATCGCCCCGGTCTGCTGGTGGGTGTGTTCACGCTGGGCATGGGGATTGCCCGCTTTGTTAACGAATTTTTCCGCGAGCCGGATGCACAACTGGCTGACTTCGCGGTGCGAACCGGACTATCGATGGGCCAATGGCTGACAATACCGCTGATACTGATTGGATTGATTGTCACGATCTTCGCCGTGACCAGGAAACCCGTTGGAACGGGGAGCTCGGCGCCGGCCGCGGCCTAG
- a CDS encoding acyl-CoA dehydrogenase family protein, with protein MACAWTYKSGHDEGQASRRLSAVSNRTFDSRWRGVLTAPDLTTKLDREDPAAKARFAHNKAHASDLRAAVAEAALGGAGYTTDWPVERYMRDAKLLDIGAGTNEIRRMLIGRELIGAAG; from the coding sequence GTGGCTTGTGCTTGGACTTACAAATCTGGCCATGATGAAGGCCAAGCATCCAGGCGGCTTTCTGCTGTCTCTAATCGGACTTTTGATTCTCGCTGGAGAGGTGTTTTGACCGCACCCGATCTGACCACCAAGCTTGACCGCGAAGACCCGGCAGCCAAGGCGCGGTTTGCGCATAACAAGGCGCATGCGAGCGATCTTCGCGCCGCTGTTGCCGAAGCAGCGCTGGGCGGGGCGGGCTATACCACCGACTGGCCGGTGGAACGCTACATGCGCGACGCGAAGCTGCTCGACATCGGTGCAGGCACGAACGAAATCCGCCGGATGCTGATCGGACGTGAGCTGATCGGGGCTGCGGGTTGA
- a CDS encoding class I SAM-dependent methyltransferase, with protein MADNTADTDWIDCHDLRRDQETRWNGELGAGRGLGSIALFGSWRSSLRLIEPDGTETLVPIEPDYDPEAEARAQAAAEEARKAAEEQARREAEERERREAEERAKAEAEELAREQARIAAEKKAREEAEKAAKAAEEEARRKAEAEARAKAKAEAEARAKAEAEEMERIEAELREKTRLELERQAKAAAEAKAKKEAEEKARKEAEAKAAAEAKAKAEAEAKAKREAEAKAKAEAEAKAKAEAEAKAKREAEEKAKAEAAAKAKKEAEEKAKREAEEKAKREAEEKAKREAEEKARREAEEKAKKEAEANAKAAEEAKARKEAEEKAKAEAKAKQAAEEKARKEAEAKAKAEAEAEKKKKAEAAAAAKAEAEAKAMEEAEAEAAKKAQAEKKAPSAKKTQSAKKARPSEPKQDAPAKPKDLGQTFRRLIRETGPISLAHFMAESNAHYYTTRDPLGEEGDFITAPEVSQMFGELIGLWFADLWVRMGSRKRIHYVELGPGRGTLTKDALRTAARYEFDPQIHFVETSPELRKLQLEAFPNATHHHDLSTLPDDAPLLIIANEFFDALPVHQLVRSAQGWHERMIGLDGDDLVFVAGDKPMDAIVPPSWKSAPQGTMIETSAAASAVMAEIAQRLKEQGGAALIIDYGPFELRAGSTLQALRAHVKVDPLKHPGEADLTTHVDFELLKHVAEANGADVMGLTMQGDWLRNMGIEIRHEALVRKNPEEEAKLKRQFGRLVDDGQMGALFKVLGICGRRWPIGVGFD; from the coding sequence ATGGCTGACAATACCGCTGATACTGATTGGATTGATTGTCACGATCTTCGCCGTGACCAGGAAACCCGTTGGAACGGGGAGCTCGGCGCCGGCCGCGGCCTAGGCAGCATCGCCCTTTTCGGATCGTGGCGCAGCAGTCTGCGCCTGATCGAACCCGACGGCACTGAAACGCTTGTTCCCATCGAACCGGACTATGATCCGGAAGCCGAAGCGCGCGCGCAGGCCGCAGCCGAGGAAGCGCGAAAGGCGGCCGAGGAACAGGCGCGCCGCGAGGCGGAAGAGCGCGAACGGCGCGAGGCCGAGGAACGCGCAAAGGCAGAAGCCGAAGAGCTTGCCAGGGAGCAAGCGCGCATAGCCGCCGAGAAGAAGGCCAGGGAAGAAGCCGAAAAGGCCGCCAAAGCCGCCGAGGAAGAGGCCCGTCGCAAGGCGGAGGCAGAAGCCCGGGCCAAGGCAAAGGCGGAAGCCGAAGCCCGCGCCAAGGCCGAAGCGGAGGAAATGGAACGGATCGAGGCCGAGCTGCGCGAGAAGACCCGGCTCGAACTCGAGCGGCAGGCCAAGGCCGCCGCCGAAGCGAAGGCGAAGAAAGAGGCCGAAGAAAAGGCGCGCAAGGAAGCCGAGGCAAAGGCTGCGGCTGAGGCAAAGGCCAAGGCGGAAGCTGAAGCGAAAGCCAAGCGCGAGGCGGAGGCAAAAGCCAAGGCGGAAGCTGAAGCCAAGGCGAAAGCGGAGGCAGAAGCGAAAGCCAAGCGCGAAGCAGAAGAGAAGGCGAAAGCCGAAGCCGCCGCCAAGGCGAAGAAGGAGGCCGAGGAAAAGGCCAAGCGGGAAGCGGAAGAGAAGGCCAAGCGGGAAGCGGAAGAGAAGGCCAAGCGGGAAGCGGAAGAGAAGGCTCGCCGCGAAGCCGAAGAAAAGGCGAAGAAGGAAGCCGAGGCAAATGCCAAAGCCGCCGAAGAGGCCAAGGCCCGGAAAGAGGCGGAAGAAAAAGCGAAAGCCGAAGCCAAGGCAAAACAGGCTGCGGAAGAGAAAGCCCGAAAAGAAGCAGAAGCCAAGGCCAAGGCAGAGGCAGAAGCTGAAAAGAAGAAGAAAGCCGAAGCAGCGGCGGCAGCCAAGGCTGAAGCCGAAGCCAAGGCGATGGAGGAGGCCGAAGCCGAGGCTGCGAAGAAAGCCCAGGCGGAGAAGAAGGCTCCATCCGCCAAGAAGACCCAATCCGCCAAGAAGGCCAGGCCGTCAGAGCCGAAGCAGGATGCGCCCGCCAAGCCGAAAGATCTTGGTCAGACCTTCCGCCGCCTGATCCGCGAAACCGGCCCGATCAGCCTCGCGCACTTCATGGCGGAGAGCAACGCGCACTATTACACCACCCGCGATCCGCTGGGCGAAGAAGGCGACTTCATCACCGCGCCAGAAGTCAGCCAGATGTTCGGCGAGCTGATCGGCCTGTGGTTTGCCGATCTGTGGGTGCGCATGGGATCGCGCAAGCGGATCCATTATGTCGAACTGGGCCCGGGACGCGGCACGCTGACCAAGGACGCGCTGCGCACCGCCGCGCGCTATGAATTCGACCCACAGATCCACTTCGTCGAAACCTCACCCGAATTGCGCAAGCTCCAGCTTGAAGCCTTCCCGAACGCGACCCACCACCATGATCTGTCGACCCTGCCCGACGATGCGCCGCTGCTGATCATCGCAAACGAATTCTTCGACGCGCTGCCGGTGCACCAGCTGGTGCGCTCGGCACAGGGCTGGCACGAACGCATGATCGGGCTGGACGGCGATGATCTGGTGTTCGTCGCCGGGGACAAGCCGATGGACGCGATCGTGCCGCCCAGCTGGAAAAGCGCGCCGCAAGGGACGATGATCGAAACCAGCGCCGCCGCCAGCGCGGTGATGGCCGAAATCGCCCAGCGGCTGAAGGAGCAGGGCGGGGCCGCGCTGATCATCGACTATGGCCCGTTCGAACTGCGCGCGGGATCGACGCTGCAGGCGCTGCGCGCGCATGTAAAGGTCGATCCGCTCAAGCATCCGGGCGAAGCCGACCTGACCACCCATGTCGATTTCGAACTCCTCAAACATGTCGCCGAAGCCAATGGCGCGGATGTCATGGGCCTGACGATGCAGGGCGACTGGCTGCGCAACATGGGGATCGAAATCCGGCACGAGGCGCTGGTGCGCAAGAACCCGGAAGAAGAGGCCAAGCTGAAACGCCAGTTCGGTCGGCTGGTGGATGACGGCCAGATGGGTGCGCTGTTCAAAGTGCTGGGCATTTGCGGAAGGCGCTGGCCCATCGGGGTCGGTTTCGATTAG
- a CDS encoding class I adenylate-forming enzyme family protein: MPTQLDNALEKIITALTQEGQPFHTSPFERDGVTMPAFTVAPPTLAHYFAHFCNEHKDVPFLVDGNLRLTFGETYAAAMCVAEGLVKHHGVEKGDRIGIAARNSANWMIAYMGIAMAGGCATLLNGFWGGEELAYGIRLAQCKLVLADAGRAARLEGTEHDAELVMIDHTAPSEGLANVWAAPADMAGSVAMQMLGQLGPDDLATILYTSGSTGQSKGAYSDHRGVVSGVMNYVAQSAMAKFHLESQGEDVSAQPCALVAVPLFHVTGEVPLFLQSYAIARKLVLMPKWDAEEALRLMDAEKVTYFVGVPLMSYEIATHPNRAQHDLSACKSFAAGGAPRPVEHVTRIKDAFPGGFPILGYGLTETNAVGCGNFNENYLAKPGSTGKASRPLVELAILDDDGNHLEKGKVGEVCIRSVANFRGYWDNEEATAKAFTKDQFFRTGDLGYLDEDDYLFIVDRKKDIIIRGGENITCIEVEDAIYAHSDIAECSVFGLPDDRMGEVPAAIFRVKEGRTPMTAAQLREFLLARIAPFKVPLEEHIWVTDEALPRLGTQKIDKKSLRETYTKQLAAA; the protein is encoded by the coding sequence ATGCCCACCCAGCTGGACAATGCACTTGAAAAGATCATCACCGCGCTGACCCAGGAGGGGCAGCCGTTTCACACAAGCCCGTTCGAACGCGACGGCGTGACGATGCCCGCTTTCACCGTCGCCCCGCCGACGCTGGCGCATTACTTCGCGCATTTCTGCAACGAGCATAAGGACGTGCCGTTTCTGGTCGATGGCAATCTGCGCCTGACCTTTGGCGAAACCTATGCCGCGGCGATGTGCGTCGCCGAAGGTCTGGTGAAGCATCATGGCGTCGAAAAGGGCGACCGGATCGGTATCGCGGCGCGCAATTCGGCCAACTGGATGATCGCGTACATGGGCATCGCGATGGCTGGCGGCTGCGCGACGCTGCTCAACGGGTTCTGGGGCGGGGAAGAGCTCGCCTATGGCATCCGCCTGGCCCAGTGCAAGCTGGTGCTGGCCGATGCAGGACGTGCCGCGCGGCTCGAAGGTACCGAGCATGACGCGGAACTGGTGATGATCGATCACACCGCTCCGTCAGAAGGCCTTGCCAATGTCTGGGCCGCGCCTGCCGACATGGCCGGATCGGTGGCGATGCAGATGCTGGGCCAGCTGGGGCCGGACGATCTGGCGACCATCCTCTACACCTCGGGATCGACCGGACAGTCGAAGGGTGCATACTCCGATCATCGTGGCGTTGTTTCCGGGGTTATGAACTATGTCGCCCAGAGCGCGATGGCCAAGTTCCATCTCGAAAGCCAGGGCGAAGACGTAAGCGCACAACCCTGCGCGCTGGTGGCCGTGCCGTTGTTCCACGTCACCGGCGAAGTGCCGCTGTTCCTGCAAAGCTACGCGATCGCGCGCAAGCTGGTGCTGATGCCGAAATGGGACGCCGAAGAGGCGCTGCGCCTGATGGATGCGGAAAAGGTCACCTATTTCGTCGGCGTGCCGCTGATGAGCTATGAGATCGCCACCCATCCCAACCGCGCGCAACATGACCTGTCGGCGTGCAAGAGCTTTGCTGCCGGCGGTGCGCCGCGCCCGGTTGAACACGTCACCCGGATCAAAGACGCCTTCCCCGGCGGTTTCCCGATCCTCGGCTATGGCCTCACCGAAACCAATGCGGTGGGCTGCGGCAACTTCAACGAAAACTACCTCGCCAAACCCGGATCGACCGGCAAGGCATCGCGCCCGTTGGTGGAACTGGCGATTCTCGATGATGACGGCAATCATCTCGAAAAGGGCAAGGTCGGCGAAGTCTGCATCCGCAGCGTCGCCAATTTCCGCGGCTATTGGGACAATGAGGAAGCGACCGCCAAGGCCTTCACCAAGGACCAGTTCTTCCGCACCGGCGATCTCGGCTACCTTGATGAAGACGACTACCTCTTCATCGTCGATCGCAAGAAGGACATCATCATCCGCGGCGGTGAAAACATCACCTGCATCGAAGTGGAAGATGCGATCTACGCTCACAGCGACATCGCCGAATGTTCGGTGTTCGGCCTGCCGGATGATCGCATGGGCGAAGTGCCCGCCGCGATCTTCCGCGTGAAGGAAGGCCGCACCCCGATGACGGCGGCTCAACTGCGCGAATTCCTGCTGGCCCGCATTGCGCCCTTCAAGGTTCCGCTGGAAGAGCATATCTGGGTAACCGATGAAGCTCTCCCTCGCCTTGGCACGCAGAAGATCGACAAGAAGTCGCTGCGCGAAACCTACACCAAGCAGCTGGCGGCGGCCTGA
- a CDS encoding ABC transporter permease/substrate-binding protein: MIEIFETLLGLGDKLAAHVVLAASAIGLGILVALPLAVWASRSPAVSRIALGFASLVQTIPALALLALFFPILLSLRAVFGEDLPTLGFLPALLALALYALLPILRNAVTAQANLDPGVLEAADGVGMTGWQKLTLVEAPLSAPFIMAGIRTASVWTIGAATLSTTIGQPSLGDPIFAGLQTQNWALVVAGCLASAGLALVADWLLWWIERGIDERKRWKWLGALIAVVAGVTAALAYQSGGDDEDTIVIASKQFSEQYILAKLIGSQLEAAGYTVEYRDGLGSAVVHSAVASSSIDISVDYTGTIWTNELRRNDNPGREAMYATIVEWERANTGIRVLGRLGFENAYAFAMREDRAAELGVTSLEELVPYAPQLTVGGDPEFFERPEWISVRDAYGMRFGETRNFSPTFMYNALKSGEADVISAYTSDGRIAADRLVVLSDPREALPSYDAMLMLSPRIAEDEGIARALEPLVGAISVEAMREANFAVDREGEGKLNPTEAARELARKIGL; encoded by the coding sequence GTGATCGAGATTTTCGAAACCCTGCTCGGCCTTGGCGACAAGCTGGCGGCCCATGTCGTGCTCGCCGCGAGCGCTATCGGGCTCGGCATTCTGGTGGCACTGCCGCTCGCGGTCTGGGCCAGCCGTTCGCCTGCCGTCTCGCGCATCGCGCTGGGCTTTGCCAGCCTTGTCCAGACCATTCCGGCGCTGGCGCTGCTGGCGCTGTTCTTCCCGATCCTGCTCAGTCTGCGCGCAGTCTTCGGCGAAGACCTGCCCACGCTCGGCTTCCTGCCTGCCCTGCTCGCGCTGGCGCTCTATGCGCTGCTGCCGATCCTGCGCAACGCGGTGACGGCGCAGGCCAATCTCGATCCCGGCGTGCTTGAAGCGGCGGACGGCGTCGGCATGACAGGCTGGCAGAAGCTCACCCTAGTCGAAGCGCCGCTGTCCGCGCCCTTCATCATGGCCGGCATCCGCACCGCGAGCGTGTGGACCATCGGCGCGGCCACGCTTTCGACCACGATCGGCCAGCCGAGCCTTGGCGATCCGATCTTTGCCGGGCTCCAGACCCAGAACTGGGCGCTTGTCGTGGCAGGTTGCCTTGCGAGCGCTGGCCTTGCGCTGGTTGCCGACTGGCTGCTGTGGTGGATCGAACGCGGCATTGACGAACGCAAGCGGTGGAAGTGGCTGGGCGCGCTGATCGCCGTGGTGGCCGGAGTGACAGCGGCGCTGGCCTACCAGTCGGGCGGTGATGACGAAGACACCATCGTGATCGCGTCCAAGCAATTTTCCGAGCAATACATCCTCGCCAAGCTGATCGGTTCGCAGCTTGAGGCGGCGGGCTACACCGTCGAATATCGCGACGGACTGGGATCGGCGGTGGTGCACAGCGCTGTCGCTTCCTCCAGCATCGACATCTCGGTCGATTACACCGGCACGATCTGGACCAACGAGCTGCGCCGCAACGACAATCCCGGGCGTGAGGCGATGTATGCAACCATCGTCGAATGGGAACGCGCGAACACCGGCATCCGGGTGCTGGGGCGGCTCGGGTTTGAAAACGCCTATGCCTTCGCCATGCGCGAGGATCGCGCCGCCGAACTGGGCGTGACCTCGCTTGAGGAACTTGTGCCCTATGCGCCGCAGCTGACCGTCGGCGGCGATCCCGAATTCTTCGAGCGGCCCGAATGGATTTCGGTGCGCGATGCCTATGGGATGCGCTTTGGCGAAACCCGCAATTTCTCGCCCACCTTCATGTACAACGCGCTGAAATCGGGCGAGGCCGACGTGATCAGCGCCTACACCTCCGACGGGCGGATCGCGGCGGACCGGCTGGTGGTGCTGAGCGACCCGCGCGAGGCGCTGCCCAGCTATGACGCGATGCTGATGCTGTCACCGCGTATCGCCGAAGACGAAGGCATCGCCCGCGCGCTTGAGCCGCTGGTGGGCGCGATTTCGGTGGAGGCCATGCGCGAGGCCAATTTCGCCGTGGACCGCGAAGGTGAAGGCAAATTGAACCCGACCGAGGCCGCCCGCGAACTGGCGCGCAAGATCGGGCTGTAA
- a CDS encoding isovaleryl-CoA dehydrogenase, whose protein sequence is MRATPDFDFQLGEAAEMIRDTTARFADEQIAPLAERIDRDDYFPRAELWQAMGELGLHGITVEEEDGGLGLGYLEHVIAVEEVSRASASLGLSYGAHSNLCLNQIRRWGNDEQKAKYLPKLISGEHVGSLAMSEAGAGSDVVSMKLKADEVQGGYVLNGTKFWITNAPEADTLVVYAKTDGHAGSRGITAFLIEKGDEGFSIGQKISKVGMKGSPTAELVFNDCFIPEERIMGPLNGGVGVLMSGLDYERVVLAGLQLGIMQACLDTVIPYLRERKQFGKPIGSFQLMQAKVADMYVALQSARAYTYAVAKACDAGQTTRFDAAGVILLASENAFRVAAESVQALGGAGYTTDWPVERYMRDAKLLDIGAGTNEIRRMLIGRELIGAAG, encoded by the coding sequence ATGCGCGCCACCCCCGATTTCGACTTCCAGCTTGGCGAAGCGGCCGAGATGATCCGCGACACCACCGCGCGGTTCGCCGATGAACAGATCGCGCCGCTGGCGGAACGGATCGACCGTGACGATTACTTTCCCCGCGCGGAGCTTTGGCAGGCGATGGGCGAGTTGGGCCTGCACGGCATCACCGTCGAGGAAGAAGACGGCGGGCTCGGCCTCGGCTATCTCGAACACGTGATCGCGGTGGAGGAAGTCAGCCGCGCCTCGGCTTCGCTCGGCCTGTCCTATGGCGCGCATTCGAACCTGTGCCTCAACCAGATCCGCCGCTGGGGGAATGACGAGCAGAAGGCCAAGTATCTGCCCAAGCTGATCAGCGGCGAACATGTCGGCAGCCTCGCCATGTCCGAAGCCGGAGCGGGTAGCGACGTGGTCTCGATGAAGTTGAAGGCCGACGAAGTGCAGGGCGGATACGTTCTCAACGGCACCAAGTTCTGGATCACCAACGCACCCGAAGCCGATACGCTGGTGGTCTATGCCAAGACCGACGGCCACGCCGGATCGCGCGGCATTACCGCCTTCCTGATCGAGAAAGGCGACGAGGGTTTTTCCATCGGCCAGAAGATTTCCAAGGTCGGCATGAAGGGCTCGCCCACAGCCGAGCTGGTGTTCAACGACTGCTTCATCCCTGAGGAACGCATCATGGGCCCGCTGAACGGCGGCGTCGGCGTGCTGATGAGCGGGCTGGATTATGAACGCGTGGTGCTCGCCGGATTGCAGCTTGGCATCATGCAAGCGTGCCTCGACACGGTGATCCCCTACCTGCGCGAGAGGAAGCAGTTCGGGAAGCCGATTGGCAGCTTCCAGCTCATGCAGGCCAAGGTCGCCGACATGTACGTCGCCCTGCAATCGGCCCGCGCCTACACCTATGCGGTGGCGAAGGCCTGCGACGCCGGGCAGACGACGCGATTTGATGCGGCAGGGGTAATCCTGCTCGCGAGCGAGAACGCCTTCCGCGTCGCCGCCGAGAGCGTTCAGGCGCTGGGCGGTGCGGGCTATACCACCGATTGGCCGGTCGAACGCTACATGCGCGACGCGAAGCTGCTCGACATTGGCGCTGGGACGAACGAGATCAGGCGTATGCTGATCGGGCGCGAATTGATCGGGGCTGCGGGGTGA
- a CDS encoding ATP-binding cassette domain-containing protein, which yields MTFDQVERHYGDVVAVGGVSCSVTKGSFVALVGSSGSGKSTLLKMVNTLVTPTGGRVRFGGEDVTAMKQSQLRRRVGYVFQGIGLFPHFSVGENIAIGPRLAGEKLAADRIAELLTLVELEPEMASRMPDELSGGQRQRVGVARALAGDPELLIMDEPFGALDPITRAALGQKVRELHDTLGLTTIMVTHDMAEALLLADRVMVMSQGELVADETPRALLGGAGGEIAQGLVAVPREQAERLAAMERRAP from the coding sequence CTGACTTTCGATCAGGTTGAACGCCACTATGGCGACGTGGTGGCGGTGGGCGGCGTCAGTTGCTCTGTGACGAAGGGCAGCTTTGTTGCTCTGGTCGGATCGTCGGGCTCGGGCAAATCGACCTTGCTCAAGATGGTCAACACGCTGGTGACACCCACCGGTGGTCGGGTGCGGTTCGGCGGTGAGGACGTGACCGCGATGAAGCAATCGCAATTGCGCCGCCGGGTCGGTTACGTCTTTCAGGGCATCGGCCTGTTCCCGCATTTCAGTGTTGGCGAGAATATCGCTATCGGCCCGCGGCTCGCCGGTGAGAAACTTGCCGCTGACCGTATCGCGGAACTGCTGACGCTGGTCGAACTGGAACCGGAGATGGCAAGCCGGATGCCGGATGAACTCTCTGGCGGGCAGCGCCAGCGGGTTGGCGTCGCGCGGGCGCTGGCGGGCGATCCGGAACTGCTGATCATGGACGAACCCTTCGGCGCGCTTGACCCGATCACGCGTGCCGCGCTGGGCCAGAAGGTGCGCGAGCTGCACGACACGCTCGGCCTGACGACGATCATGGTCACGCATGACATGGCCGAAGCCCTGCTGCTGGCGGACCGGGTGATGGTGATGAGCCAGGGTGAACTGGTCGCTGACGAAACCCCGCGCGCCCTGCTCGGCGGTGCCGGAGGCGAGATCGCGCAAGGGCTGGTCGCCGTCCCGCGCGAACAGGCGGAACGGCTCGCGGCGATGGAGCGGCGCGCACCGTGA